In Eucalyptus grandis isolate ANBG69807.140 chromosome 4, ASM1654582v1, whole genome shotgun sequence, the following proteins share a genomic window:
- the LOC104440714 gene encoding disease resistance protein RPV1-like, translated as MASSDERTSLGSNYQVFLSFRGPDTRVGFTDVLFHSLNDTGICVFRDDEEVRVGERIDGSLQRAIDNSRIYIPVFSRTYASSQWCLRELVQILANTSKSEGKKEILPIFYDVQPDDVKLKTPLYHDAILNLEREKKLSTEQVDVWRKALMEVDAIKGWEVKKYKGYVDVIKLVVEEVLKKLKIKHRSVTENLVGIGDRVVAVNELLDIDSGGVRLIGIYGMGGIGKNDSCQGARSIDEIDYGTQRTEEALDNKKVLIVLDDVANSKQVEELVGRSSLYQGSRILITTRNKDVFRISRPKYQILEYEMEVMSSDHALELFSRHAFNKDFPSYDYKELSREIVSATGRLPLAIEVIGSFLFDRSQQIWKETLDKLSKAPHEDVFGKLKISYDALTFEQKQIFLDIACFFIGEPMMCAIYMWKDCDFFPDTGLDVLVSMSLVKIVKNAFWMHDQLRDLGREIVRQENPINPGERSRIWIDKEVLDAIRTKEMKKNVQALDLYLGDKPMVAIKSEEIGRFERLRYLKLNSGTFSGNLANSLTNLSWMVWKNPPHLFFKPANICLKNVVILEYSNGACIGNSKLQSLVKMAGKLKVLSLKGCRNINRMPDFSGCPNLERLIIESCNNLRKIGGSIGKLESLIDLMIRSCRSLEDLPKEIENLVNLKHFSIEKCPLLTQLPDSVWKLKSLRELHFDIGLNSWALPSHIMPPNLEVLRISSWGLKGRLPSAIGSLPNLRILCLTGTCISEVPETINLLPCLQTLELMGCDEIQELPTLPTSLKNLKVSSNSLWVVPDLSNLTNLVELYLSDDSGKRQGGKIYTSDLGWIRKLSKLNQLTLRLLNVPAPSELTSLSQLLELDLSNMDFRPLTRLPPSLLNLGLRDLNSTISLSSKLENLSRLNLFQCRVQEIQLNGLILQNLSRLCLFRGESLERFGLSNMRKLKSVSIQSFPKLVEIQFAGLFESLEEIFIVSCESLGRLAYAGEVESANELIIEEGTLILLSRVIYKLRLFLLVGCPKILQVQVLGVSELWHSFDVIDCDYLQSVRGLSHLKKLKSLEIKHCNELQVVEGLDELEFLRRLEIHHCPQLKGSINVSNTKLPDDCRIYIRHYQKGCGANENFVGSVHSYKNYKVGLNLLLSLFLLFSSPYFSMDGNAGLILLLFAYSHLYVA; from the exons ATGGCGAGCTCAGACGAACGAACGTCGTTAGGAAGCAACTACCAAGTGTTTCTAAGCTTTAGAGGACCTGATACTCGTGTTGGATTCACCGACGTCTTATTTCATAGCTTGAACGACACTGGAATATGTGTCTTCCGAGACGATGAAGAGGTTCGTGTTGGTGAAAGGATCGATGGATCGCTTCAGCGAGCGATCGACAACTCCAGGATCTACATACCCGTCTTCTCTCGGACCTACGCTTCGAGCCAATGGTGCCTCCGCGAGCTCGTGCAGATCCTGGCAAACACTTCCAAATCGGAAGGTAAAAAGGAGATCCTACCTATTTTCTACGATGTGCAACCCGACGATGTTAAGTTGAAAACTCCGTTGTATCATGATGCCATACTGAATTTGGAGCGCGAGAAGAAGTTGAGCACTGAGCAAGTAGATGTGTGGAGAAAGGCTCTCATGGAGGTTGATGCGATAAAGGGGTGGGAAGTGAAGAAGTACAAAGG CTATGTCGATGTGATTAAATTGGTAGTTGAGGAGGTCTTGAAAAAGCTGAAGATAAAACATAGATCCGTGACTGAAAATTTAGTTGGAATTGGTGATCGAGTGGTTGCGGTAAATGAATTGTTAGACATTGATTCTGGCGGTGTGCGGCTCATTGGAATTTATGGCATGGGAGGTATCGGTAAAAACGACTCTTGCCAAG GAGCAAGGAGCATTGATGAAATTGATTATGGAACACAGAGGACTGAAGAAGCACTTGACAATAAGAAAGTCCTCATTGTACTTGATGATGTTGCCAACAGCAAACAAGTGGAGGAATTAGTTGGAAGGAGTAGTTTGTACCAAGGATCTCGAATATTGATTACAACTAGAAATAAAGATGTTTTTCGAATCAGTAGACCAAAATATCAGATCTTAGAATATGAAATGGAGGTGATGAGTAGTGATCATGCGCTTGAGCTTTTTAGTAGGCATGCATTTAACAAAGACTTTCCATCATATGATTACAAGGAACTTTCAAGGGAAATCGTATCTGCCACTGGGAGACTTCCGTTGGCAATTGAAGTAATTGGTTCATTCCTCTTTGACAGAAGTCAACAAATATGGAAAGAAACGTTGGATAAGTTAAGCAAAGCACCTCACGAAGATGTTTTTGGAAAGTTGAAGATTAGTTATGATGCCTTAACTTTcgagcaaaaacaaattttccttgatattgcatgctttttcaTTGGTGAGCCTATGATGTGTGCAATTTACATGTGGAAAGATTGTGATTTTTTCCCGGATACAGGACTTGATGTCCTCGTTAGCATGTCATTGGTAAAGATTGTGAAAAATGCATTTTGGATGCACGATCAActtagagatcttggaagggaaaTAGTTCGTCAAGAAAATCCAATAAATCCTGGAGAGCGGAGTAGGATATGGATTGACAAGGAGGTCCTCGATGCAATAAGAACAAAGGAG ATGAAGAAGAACGTTCAAGCATTGGATCTTTATCTAGGCGATAAACCTATGGTCGCTATTAAAAGTGAAGAGATTGGAAGATTTGAACGTCTGAGGTACCTCAAATTAAATTCGGGAACCTTCAGCGGTAACTTAGCAAATAGTCTTACCAATCTAAGCTGGATGGTTTGGAAAAATCCTCCTCACTTGTTTTTTAAGCCAGCCAATATTTGCTTAAAGAATGTGGTCATTCTTGAATATTCAAATGGTGCCTGCATAGGTAATTCGAAGCTACAGAGCTTAGTCAAG ATGGCaggaaaattgaaagttctttctcTTAAAGGGTGTCGCAACATAAACAGAATGCCGGACTTCTCCGGATGCCCAAATTTAGAGAGGCTTATAATCGAATCATGTAATAATTTGAGGAAAATTGGTGGCTCTATTGGAAAGTTGGAGTCTCTGATTGATCTGATGATTAGGTCTTGCCGTTCTCTTGAAGATTTGCCTAAAGAGATCGAGAACCTTGTGAATTTGAAACACTTCTCTATTGAAAAATGTCCACTACTGACTCAACTCCCAGATTCCGTATGGAAGTTGAAATCATTACGGGAGTTGCACTTTGACATTGGACTAAATTCATGGGCGTTACCTAGTCATATAATGCCTCCGAATCTAGAAGTGCTTCGAATTAGTAGTTGGGGTTTAAAAGGTCGACTTCCTTCGGCAATAGGAAGTTTGCCTAATTTAAGAATCCTATGCTTGACGGGCACTTGCATCAGTGAAGTTCCGGAGACAATAAATCTGCTTCCTTGCCTACAAACTCTTGAGTTGATGGGATGTGATGAGATTCAAGAACTACCGACGCTTCCTACAAGTTTGAAGAATCTAAAAGTGTCATCCAATTCGTTATGGGTGGTCCCAGACCTTTCAAATTTGACTAATTTGGTTGAGTTGTACTTATCTGATGACTCTGGTAAGAGACAAGGAGGTAAAATTTATACCAGTGACTTAGGGTGGATTAGGAAGTTATCCAAACTGAATCAGTTGACCTTGAGACTTCTCAATGTCCCTGCTCCTTCTGAGTTGACTTCCCTTTCTCAATTATTGGAATTGGATTTGTCTAATATGGACTTTCGACCACTCACACGACTTCCACCGTCTCTGCTAAATTTAGGCCTTCGTGACTTAAATTCAACCATATCACTCTCAtccaaattagaaaatttgtcaaGATTAAATCTCTTTCAGTGTCGAGTGCAAGAAATTCAACTCAACGGGCTTATACTTCAAAATTTATCAAGGTTGTGTCTGTTCCGTGGTGAATCCCTCGAGAGATTCGGGCTATCAAACATGAGGAAACTCAAAAGTGTAAGTATACAGTCTTTCCCAAAGCTAGTTGAGATCCAATTTGCTGGGCTGTTTGAATCATTGGAAGAAATTTTCATCGTTTCGTGCGAGTCCTTGGGAAGGCTAGCGTACGCGGGTGAAGTAGAGTCTGCTAATGAGTTGATTATTGAGGAAGGGACCCTAATTCTTCTGTCAAGAGTAATATATAAGTTGAGACTTTTCTTGCTTGTGGGGTGCCCAAAGATACTCCAAGTACAAGTACTTGGTGTATCGGAATTGTGGCATTCATTTGACGTCATTGATTGTGATTATTTGCAAAGTGTTCGTGGTTTATCACACTTAAAGAAGCTCAAGAGTCTAGAAATCAAGCACTGCAATGAGCTACAGGTTGTTGAGGGCCTTGACGAGTTGGAGTTTTTGCGGCGGTTAGAAATTCATCACTGCCCACAATTGAAAGGGTCGATTAATGTGTCAAACACCAAATTGCCAGATGATTGCCGCATATACATCAGACACTACCAGAAAGGTTGCGGGGCTAATGAAAATTTCGTTGGGTCTGTCCACTCTTACAAGAATTATAAGGTGGGTTTGAACCTTCTcctttctctgtttcttcttttctcctcccCTTATTTCTCGATGGATGGCAACGCCGGCCTGATTCTCCTCCTGTTTGCTTACTCCCATCTCTATGTCGCTTAA
- the LOC120292951 gene encoding disease resistance protein RPV1-like: protein MEVDAIKGWEVKKYKGYVDVIKLVVEEVMKKLKIKHRSVTENLVGIDDRVMAVNELLDVDSGGVRLIGIYGMGGIGKTTLAKSSSTNGLIELQKKLLSEIGHPERERSIDEIDYGTKRIEEALNKKKVLIVLDDVANNKQVKTLVGRSTLYPGSRILITTRNKDVFRISRPNYHILEYEMEVMSSDYALELFSRHAFNKDSPSDDFKELSREVVSATGRLPLAIEVIGSFLFERRQQIWNEILDKLSKAPHEDVFGKLKISYDALTFEQQQIFLDIACFFIGEHMMYAIYMWKDCDFFPDIGLDVLVSMSLVKIVKNAFWMHNQLRDLGREIVRQENPVNPVERSRIWIDKEVLDAIRTKEMKKNVQALDLYLGDKPKVAIKSEEIGKFEHLRYLKLVSGTFSGNLANSLTNLSWIVWRNPPRMFFKPANLCLKNVVVLEYSNDACIGNSKLQSLIKMAGKLKVLSLTRCRNINKMPDFSGCPNLERLIIESCHNLRKIGGSIGKLESLIDLKIRHCHSLEDLPKEIENLLNLKHFSVEDCPRTRFPDFVWKLKSLRELHFDDRLDSWGLPSSELPSPDIRLNSWELPSSIILQNLEVLRISRLGLIGQLPSAIGSLPILRILCLTGTCISEVPETINLLPCLQTLELMRCDEIEELPTLPTSLNILKVSSNSLRVVPDLSNLTNLVMLYLSDNSGGRQGGKIYTSDLGWIGRLSKLNQLNLRLLNVLAPCELASLSQLKELDLSNMDFRPLTRLPPSLLNLGLHDINSTISLSSKLENLSQLILSRCGVQEIQLNGLLLQNLSELFLNGGESLKRFGLSNMRKLKSVSIDSCPKLVEIQFAGVFESLENIFFGWCESLGRLAYAGEVESANELTIEEGTLILLSRVLYKLRYFILLRCPKILQVQVLGASESWLSFDIGFCHYLRSVRGISHLKKLKRLYIGYCDELQVVEGLDELELLRELVIQDCPQLKRSINVSNTKLPDKCRIRIRHGQRYSGAHNNFRCCVFSYKNYKELLYFWLTPDPPSLITSIYRHLLLVTTPGVTDSQN, encoded by the exons ATGGAGGTTGATGCGATAAAGGGGTGGGAAGTGAAGAAGTACAAAGG CTATGTCGATGTGATTAAATTGGTAGTTGAGGAGGTCATGAAAAAGCTAAAGATAAAACATAGATCGGTGACTGAAAATTTAGTTGGAATTGATGATCGAGTGATGGCGGTAAATGAATTGTTGGATGTTGATTCTGGCGGTGTGCGGCTCATTGGAATTTATGGCATGGGAGGCATCGGTAAAACGACTCTTGCCAAG TCGTCAAGTACTAATGGCTTAATTGagttgcaaaaaaaattattatccgAAATCGGCCATCCTGAAAGAGAAAGGAGCATTGACGAAATTGATTATGGAACAAAGAGGATTGAAGAAGCACTTAACAAGAAGAAAGTTCTCATTGTACTTGATGATGTTGCCAACAACAAACAAGTGAAGACATTAGTTGGAAGGAGTACTTTGTATCCAGGATCTCGAATATTGATTACAACTAGAAATAAAGATGTTTTTCGAATCAGTAGACCAAACTATCATATCTTAGAATATGAAATGGAGGTGATGAGTAGTGATTATGCGCTTGAGCTTTTTAGTAGGCATGCATTTAACAAAGACTCTCCATCAGATGATTTCAAGGAACTTTCAAGGGAAGTTGTATCTGCCACTGGGAGACTTCCGTTGGCAATTGAAGTAATTGGTTCATTCCTCTTTGAGAGAAGGCAACAAATATGGAACGAAATATTGGATAAGTTAAGCAAAGCACCTCACGAAGATGTTTTTGGAAAGTTGAAGATCAGTTATGATGCCTTAACTTTCGAGCAACAACAAATTTTCCTcgatattgcatgctttttcaTTGGTGAGCATATGATGTATGCAATTTACATGTGGAAAGATTGTGATTTTTTCCCGGATATAGGACTTGATGTCCTTGTTAGCATGTCGTTGGTAAAGATTGTGAAAAATGCATTTTGGATGCACAATCAACtcagagatcttggaagggaaaTAGTTCGTCAAGAAAATCCAGTAAATCCTGTAGAGCGGAGTAGGATATGGATTGACAAGGAGGTCCTCGATGCAATAAGAACAAAGGAG ATGAAGAAGAACGTTCAAGCACTGGATCTTTATCTAGGCGATAAACCTAAGGTCGCTATTAAAAGTGAAGAGATTGGAAAATTTGAACATCTAAGGTACCTCAAATTAGTTTCGGGAACCTTCAGCGGTAACTTAGCGAATAGTCTTACAAATTTAAGCTGGATTGTTTGGAGAAATCCTCCACGCATGTTTTTTAAGCCAGCCAACCTTTGCTTAAAGAATGTTGTCGTTCTTGAATATTCAAACGATGCCTGCATAGGTAATTCGAAGCTACAGAGCTTAATCAAG ATGGCaggaaaattgaaagttctttctcTTACAAGGTGTCGCAACATAAACAAAATGCCAGACTTCTCCGGATGTCCAAATTTAGAGAGGCTTATAATCGAATCATGTCATAATTTGAGGAAAATTGGTGGCTCTATTGGGAAGTTGGAGTCTCTGATTGATCTGAAGATTAGGCATTGCCATTCTCTTGAAGATTTGCCAAAAGAGATCGAGAACCTTCTGAATTTGAAACACTTCTCTGTTGAAGATTGTCCACGGACTCGATTCCCAGATTTCGTATGGAAGTTGAAATCATTACGGGAGTTGCACTTTGACGATAGACTAGATTCATGGGGTTTACCTAGTTCTGAGTTACCTAGTCCTGACATTAGACTGAATTCATGGGAGTTACCTAGTTCGATAATTCTTCAGAATCTAGAAGTGCTTCGAATCAGTCGTTTGGGTTTAATAGGTCAACTTCCTTCGGCAATAGGAAGTTTGCCTATTTTAAGAATCCTATGCTTGACGGGCACTTGCATCAGTGAAGTTCCTGAGACAATAAATCTACTTCCTTGCCTGCAAACTCTCGAgttgatgagatgtgatgagaTTGAAGAACTACCGACACTCCCTACAAGTTTGAACATTCTAAAAGTGTCATCCAATTCGTTACGGGTGGTCCCAGACCTTTCAAATTTGACTAATTTGGTTATGTTGTACCTATCTGATAACTCTGGTGGGAGACAAGGAGGTAAAATTTATACCAGTGACTTAGGGTGGATTGGGAGGTTATCCAAATTGAATCAGTTGAACTTGAGACTTCTCAATGTCCTTGCTCCTTGTGAGTTGGCTTCCCTTTCTCAATTAAAGGAACTGGATTTGTCTAATATGGACTTTCGACCACTCACACGACTTCCACCGTCTCTGCTAAATTTAGGCCTTCATGACATAAATTCAACCATATCACTCTCAtccaaattagaaaatttgtcacaattaattctCTCTCGGTGTGGAGTGCAAGAAATTCAACTCAACGGGCTTCTACTTCAAAATTTATCGGAGTTGTTTCTGAACGGTGGTGAATCTCTCAAGAGATTCGGGCTATCAAACATGAGGAAACTCAAAAGCGTAAGTATAGATTCTTGCCCAAAGCTAGTTGAGATCCAATTTGCTGGGGTGTTTGAatcattggaaaatatttttttcggATGGTGCGAGTCCTTGGGAAGGCTAGCGTACGCGGGTGAAGTAGAGTCTGCTAATGAGTTGACTATTGAGGAAGGGACTCTAATTCTTCTGTCAAGAGTATTATATAAGTTGAGATATTTCATCCTTCTTAGGTGCCCAAAGATACTCCAAGTACAAGTACTTGGTGCATCGGAATCGTGGCTTTCATTTGACATCGGTTTTTGTCATTATTTGCGAAGTGTTCGTGGTATATCACACTTAAAGAAGCTCAAGCGTCTATACATCGGGTACTGCGATGAGCTACAGGTTGTCGAGGGCCTTGACGAGTTGGAGCTTTTGCGGGAGTTAGTAATTCAAGACTGCCCACAATTGAAAAGGTCGATTAATGTGTCAAACACCAAATTGCCAGATAAGTGCCGCATACGCATCAGACACGGCCAGAGATATTCCGGGGCTCATAACAATTTCCGTTGCTGTGTTTTCTCTTACAAGAATTATAAG GAGCTTCTCTACTTCTGGTTAACGCCAGATCCACCATCTCTGATCACAAGCATTTACCGGCACTTGCTTCTCGTCACTACCCCTGGAGTTACAGATTCACAGAACTGA